The Suricata suricatta isolate VVHF042 chromosome 16, meerkat_22Aug2017_6uvM2_HiC, whole genome shotgun sequence genome contains the following window.
TTCCAGGAAACCCAACCAAAGGTGAACTTTGTTAGCTTTATGGCAGACCTGGTTTAGCTCACTGGAATCtccccttccatttcttttttcctggtgtctcctttctttctcccgtCCACATTATCACCAGCCTGGAAGTGGCCTTTGTGGGGGTGGTTGGATATCAGGAACTTCTTGATGGGTGAGCACAGAGGCACCTTCCTTCATAAACCAGTCCCTCAAATCTGGGCAGGGCCTGAGACTGCTGAGACCAATAGTATATCGTGTCATTTCCGGACATGGCCCTTAATTGGCCTTCAGCATTCACTTCCTGTCCTTTAAAGACCATTTGGAGGGCGGCCAACCCATTATAAGAAGCTCAACTGGCCAGGGACAGCCGTACTGGGAGAAGTCTGAGTCACATGGAGAAGCTACTTCCAGGTGCTCTGGTCGACTCTCCAGGCTGAGCTCCCCGCCAGCCATCTGAGCGAGCCATCGATGGCATCCAGCCCAGTCAAAGCTCCAGATCAATCAAGTGCCCGCTGACACGTGGTCTGCAACCACAGGAGAGACCCCGAGTGGAATCCCTTGCTTGAGGgggaaccagagagagagaaggacaggacGAAGGACAGGTGAGAAGGTCCTGACTACCCTCCCCACAGACAACAATTACTAATTCtggaaaaaatgcattaaaaaaataactctttgGAGGCACTAGAGAAAACCAGAAGCAGGCAGAAATTGGAGAGGACTCAACCTTTGAAAGATGAGAATGCACTGGATGGGATCTAATTTACACGGCTTTTGCCCCAGACACGCGTCTCTGTCTGTGCGGCAAGAGATAGCTAGGACTCAAGCAGAAAACCATAGTCATTCATCTGAGGTGTCAGATGCCAGAGTTGGGGCTTCTAGAAAAGGTAGACATTGAGAGAAGAAATTCCAGTATGGAGGGAGCTCCAGAAAGAAAGGACCTAGGTCTAATTATAACTTCGCCTGAATCTTCAATAGGCTGAAAGAAAAcaaggctgtcaacacagaatttTATATCCACTAAAAATACCCTGGAAaactgaaggcaaaataaaatgacTGCTCTCATTCCTGTCACgcagcaagaaagaagaaaggaaaaagaaacggGCATTGCCATTTCCTTTAAAGGAGTGACTCATAAGGTGCTCAGATCACTTTCACTCCTATGAGTTGGACAATACCTGCTGCTGTGGTTTCAGGGAAGGCTGGAAAATGTTGTCTTTGGCAGAGCATCTTGAATCCACCTAAAACTTAGTTTCTCTcagtaaaggaagaaagagagagtaagtaTAGATACAGTTAGCTGGAATCTTTGCCACTTCTGGgggtcttttttttgttttgttttgggggcttTTCTTTGGTCAGTTATGAGATTGTGTGATGGCTCGATCTGTGGCAGCCACTTTGTGATCATGAGGAGAGACAGCACTGATACACTGAGGAAGGAGGGGTCTCTGGGTGGAGAGAGTCTAGAAGCACTATGACGTCATGCCCTTTAGACCAGCACTGTTCAATATAAGTATTATGTGAgccatatttgtaattttaaatttcctagtagccccatttaaaaagtaaaaagaggggtgcctgggtggctcagtcggttaaccacccagcttcggctcaggtcatgatcccacagttcgtgggttcgagccccgcgttgggctctatgctaacagctagctcagaacctggagtctgcttcagattctgtgtctccctctctctctgacccttccctgtttgcactgtctctctctgtctctcaaaaataaaaaaaaaagtaaaaagaaataaatgaaataatatgtgaccaatatatatgaaagaaaaagaaaatatctaaaatataatttcaacagATAATCTgtgtaaaaaattgttttaagtttgtttatttgagagagtgagagagcacacatgagtgggggaggggcagagagagagggaatcccaagcaggctccttgctgtcagcacagcacctgatgcagagcttgatctcacgaacagtgaaatcacgacctgagctgaaatcaagagtcggttccTTAActtactgggccacccaggcaacccccagtGTAAAAGTTACTAATAAAATTATAGCCTTTTACAGTAAACAAAAATTCTGTACATACATACATCTATTCCCTAGCTCTGTCTTCAGAAAGAGCAGAAGCAATGGTATTCCTGAAGCAATCAACTTGCCTAGCCCCCAGATCTTGGTCTCCAAACACTGTTCTCCACTGAAAATAACCAATCTCCTTGAAGAAATGGCTCTTTAcagaactgggggggggggtggaatttACTAAAAATGTTATTCCAGAAAGCAAGGCGGTGCTCAAAGAATGATGGGAACACACAGAAGGACATAGGCACCCTCTTGAATCCCATTGACCTAATCCGGGACAAGTGAAATACCAGAATAAGTGATAGCAAAGAATTACAATCCACTGAATAAGGCGCCGTGAGTCCATGCTGATAGAAACCAATCGGTAAATATAcaaatgaggaggaagagaaaagcttTTCCTGACAGTAGAAAGTCAGCTAAAACATGTAGAAAGAGAATCACAGGTTGGTAACTGCCCTAATAATGGCAGGTAAACAAACACCGTCAACAGATGCCAGCGTGAACCGGTCAGAGATGGAGAAGATTCGAATACGCATTTACCTGATCTCAAAGTCTCCCCACGTACTCGTTacaaggaggaaaaaagtcaCATTACAGCGGGGAAACTTGGCAGGTCCCCatgtggaaaacatttttttaataaaaatccctCAATTTCTGCAGGATATTCTATAGTTGGAGCGCTGCTCAACTTGAACAGGCTACATTTCAAGTGCAACACAGCTTCACATGCGCCTTGCTGTTTCAGACTTCTCATTCAATACGATGAAagctcttattatttttactttagagaaagagcacacgagcaaggaagagggacagagagaaagagagtcttttatttttctttacatttatttatctttttgagagaaagcacaaggtGTCGAGAGAGAatgacacagaatcggaagcaggctccaggcttcgagctgtcagcacagagcccgacgtggggcttgaacccacacaccgtgagatcatgacctgagctgaagtcggacgcctgaccgacggagccacccaggcacttccagTGAGAGAGTCTTAAGATTAAGAATattaatcttggggcacctgggtggttctgtcgattaagcatccaacttcagctcaggtcatgatctcacggtgtgtgaattcaagccccaagtcgggctctgtgctgacagctcagagcctggagcctgcttcggattctgtgtctccttctctttgtcctttccccactcatgctctgtctctctcaaagataaatgaaacattaaaaaaaagtctcttatgttttgtccccctcctggtttttatatttttgcttcccttcccttaagttttatatcttaaagtcctcatatgagtgaagtcaactgatctctgtctttctctgactaatttcgcttagcataataccctctagttccatccatgtagttgcaaaaaaatattattttaataaaaataaaaaaggggcgcctgggtggcttggtcggttaagcatctgacttctgctcaggtcatgatcaagtggttcgtgagttcaagccccacgtcaggctctgtgctgtcagcacagagcctgctttggatcctctgtccccctctgtctgccccactGCTGATCGTGCGTGACCCAccgcacactctctcaaaaagaaacattaaaaaaaactcacaaatttaacccacacaaacacacacacggtTCCACACCACAAGGAGCATTTTTTCCCTCGGTTTTTATTTGCAcgatttttataaaaagtagaaaaataaacattttatcgTGTCCCAAGTTTGAGATTTCACTcacataaattcataaataatgaTTTGATGGcaataaattaagaaaaggagTTGATGcataaataacatttaagatGCTGGGACAGGGTGCCGGGGGACATCAGGCGTCACACACACAGGTCTCCACTGGCGACACATTTCAGGTCCCTGGTGAGGAGGCGGAAGAGGTTGAACATGACGGAGGTTTCCAGGCAGCTGAGCGACtcctgtggggagggagggaggggtcagTGACCGCCTATCATCTGGGCACCCGGTTGTGCTCAGACTCGGGTCACTCACCTTCTTCGGGGCCTCGTGGAGCCGGTGCAGCCAGTGGTGGAGGCGGCCTCggggccgggagcctgcttcgggctGAGCCGAGACCTGGGGGCAAAGGAGGATGGTGTgtgaggcagggcctggggccaAGGGGGACATTTGGGTGGTTGGAGCGCAGGTGTGGCCTGGGGGCCCCCGAGCACTCACACAGGCCTGGAGCTCGGAATGGATGTGGCGCAGCATGTGAAGGGGCTGGTCCAGGATGTCCCCCTGGGATGCGTCAGCCATGGTCCCCAGGACCTTCAGCGTCAGGGCCAGCTCAGCCTCCAAGGCCACCAGACGCTCCCATACCTAGGGACCGGAGACAGAAGCAGGTGAGACAGGACAGGTTgggagggtgaggagagagggatggtgagaaggagagggggcggggcctgggagggcaggggtggacCTGACTGACCCCTCACCTGCAGCTGCTGCAAGTCCCAGGTCCTGGGGAAGAGGCGGGGGCGGCAGGTCCAGGCCTTCGAGGACAGTGACTCTtcctggagggcagaggcagaggtcAGCCCcttgcaggagggacagaggggagaatGCCCCAGTAGGACTGGATGATGCTAACAACAGGAGGTTCACTTGCAAAAGGAGGGCAGAGCCCCTCCAGGGCAGGAGCACGGGAGCctgcccagtgcaggacttgtGGGGGGTTAGCCCAGTGAGGAGAGGGTGCAGGGGCAAGGGAACTCACAAAGGGACGGATGGGGCAGCGGGGACTCACAAAGGTGTCCTTGGCCCTCTTGAAGGCCTGCAGCTCTTGTGGGGACAGAGACTTGAACCGGGCCAGGTGGCAGCCCCCCGCATCCGGGAGGTCCCCGAGGGGCTGTGGGCCTGGGAATGCTCCTGTCCCCATCACGACCACAGCAATGAGCGCCAGCCCGCATCCCGCAGCCAGATCTGTGTTATGGAAGGACAGAAAGGTGGGGGCTTAGCCAGCGTCAGGGGCTGAGGGTGTGGGCTCTGGGGAGGTGAGGGTCGTGGGCAGTGCTGTGGGGCTCACCTGGCTTCATTCCTGGACTCTGGTCTTCCTCTGCAGCTGGCGGACTCCAAATGTCAAAGAGGCTGTCACCTGGGAGTCCTCAGTCTTGTTTGgcgccctctcccctctcccggATCCCAGCTGACTGCTCTGTCTGCGTCTCTGGACTCGAAGCTCTGTCTGAGATGTGATTCCTGCCTGAGCCCCATGGTGCAGCTTTTAGCCTGGACAGATGGGCAATCCCGGCTGATGTAGGAAAAGTGAAAACTTTCGCGGCCAGGGAGGCCCCCAGGCTGGGGAAGCCCGGACAGCTGAGCACCTGGATCGAAAGAGAAACCGGACTCTGATTCAGTGTTTGCCTGTGTGAAGGTGAGTTCCGAAGGTGAACCCTGGGCGCAGGGCAGCTCCAGCTCCACCGGCGGGGGGGTGTCACGGTGCCCTGAGGAGGCAGCTTCAGgactggggtgggtggggacagaCGGACTCGCCTTTCCACAGGACTCCCTAAggtagggaagggaggggagaggcaccCTTTGGGGGTGATACCACAGAGAACTTGAAACTTCCTAGAGGGAGGGCCGTTCAGGGGCGGGGAGAAGTCTGGGGCGAAGGCTGGCTGATGCAGGAGGAGAGAGTCACTGAGCGAGGACACCAACCCGGCCCGACCTGTCCTCACCTGCTGTTGACCGACAGGAGAGCTTGCACAGACATCTTCCCTTGTCCAGCCACAGAAAGACCCAGGANNNNNNNNNNNNNNNNNNNNNNNNNNNNNNNNNNNNNNNNNNNNNNNNNNNNNNNNNNNNNNNNNNNNNNNNNNNNNNNNNNNNNNNNNNNNNNNNNNNNGGGTGTGTGCCAGGACTTCAAGGCAGCCAGCCGTTCAGTCACCAGTTGTGACAAATGCCTTCATCTATTCACCGAGCACTTACTCAGCCCCCATTTTGTCAGGCACCGCTCAAGGTCCCAGGAATTGATCACTTGGTGTTATCATGGATTCAGCACAGCATCCGTGACCTGGTGAGGTATGTAAGTGCTCAACAAAAGGGGGGATGTCTCTGTTTCCGGTTTGCACTGACTGCTGCCTTTCCCCAGAAGCCTCCTCCCTCAGATCTTCACATagctcccccctcccttcctttagGCTTGTGCTCACATGGCACTTTCTCAGGCCACCTGGTTAATCCCACACTCTGCTCTCACTCCGaattatcttttccccattttctgtCACCTGTCATAATACTGAACACCCATGATAACACCAAGTGCATATTGTGCTTCGCCTACATTGTAAATAAGTAGTAACCTGCagggactcagagaagttaagagacctgcccaaggtcacacagcaaataagtGATGAGGACAGGAATTTAATGAACTTTGTCTGTCAGCTGGACAGTAACCACTGCAGTCTCTGGCCTTTGTACCCCCAGATCTTCTGGACCTGGAAGGGATTAATTTTTTGGAGAGCAAGTGTTGATCCTTTCTGATGCTTGATCCCCATCCTCACCCCATCTTTCCCTCATTCATAATTCCAGAGAAAGCATAGACAGAAGTCCTCAATTGGGAAAATCTTTGAACTCTGAtacagaaaaatgtttcaaaaccaAGAGCAGGGATGTATCCCAGTCACCTCTGAGGACTTTGGTCAATTTCTGTCCGTTGCAGGGGCCTTAATTCAGGGGAGAAGACCATGTATCAGTGGCGAATTCTGAAAACGGGTAGATTATCTCAAAATTCTTcaacttcatatttatttttctattcttttttaattttttaatgttttatttgcttttgagagagagacagcatgagcaggggagggtccgagagagagggagacacagaatctgaagacagcctccaggctctgagctagcagtcagcacagagcccaatggggggctcaaacccatgaaccgtgagatcatgacctgagccgaagtcagacgcttaaccgactgagccacccaggaggccccataattgtttttcttagaaGGGAAGTTCAGCGGGGGTGATGAAGAGCACAGGTTCGGAAACTAAAGGGTCTGGGGTTCAGACCTGACTCTGACTCTcacgagctgtgtgaccttgagaatgAGAAACGCAGTTAGCAACCGAGATTCCCAGCCCACAAATCTggacaaatttaaaaagcacaattgTGTGTGTACTTCTCTGTGTGTGGTTATTTAATGGAGACCATTTATTAAGACCACACTATGACCTCACCTGAAAGCTTTATAAACACTATTTCAATACACATTACTCATTTGCAAGGACAGCATCATAATGTCATTGCATAGATGAGAAAatcgaggctcagagaagaaCAATTTGCCCAGAGTTACACCATCATTAAATGGCAAGGTCGGAACTGAAGTTCAAGTCGCCTGATTTCCCTAGCTCAGCATTTCTCCTACCAGACAGTGCACCCCAAATATGTtcccagggaggggcacctgggtggctcagtcagttaggcatccgacttcagatcaggtcatgatctctcagttggtgggttcaagcccccggtCGGGttatgtgctaacagctcagagcctggagcccatttcagattgtgtctccttctttttctgcccctcctcccccactcatgctctgtctcactgtctcacaaataaataaataaataaaaattttaaataatggtcACAGGGAAACAACCAATGCAAAtgcaataatatttaataattggcCATAAATTAACCAGCAGACAAATAGCAGATATACACAGGAAGTTTGCAAATACAAAACATGcataagtaacagaaaaaaaaaactacaataattTAAGGGCTTTAAGCCCTTCCACTACCAAATCCCTCAGGGAATGTATGCAGCCTCCCCACTGGGGAGattcaagagtcacatattccgACATGTTTAAAATATGCGCTGAAGGTTCGAATCAGGTGCTGGGACCTCTCTGGGGTCTGGGAATCACAGAGGTAGAAGCTGGTACATGGTAGGTGGGAGTCAAGGTAGACTCCAGACTCAAGTCTCTTCCTATCTCACCGGGTGCCTGTAAGATCATGCGTCCCACAGAAATATCGCTGCATCCGGGGGAACTCGTTCTGGCCTTGGGGAAAGTACCCGCACCTCTTGCACCCAGTGCCCTGGGTGCGCGTCCTGTCAACCAAGGCTGAGGATCTCCGGAGCCTCCGCGCCCTCTGGCTGAGACACCCGCCGGCCGCCGGCTTCGGGTCCCAGGCCGACCCGCGGCCGCATCAGAGACAAGGCCCGGAGTCCGCCACCAGCCTCAGGTCCCANNNNNNNNNNNNNNNNNNNNNNNNNNNNNNNNNNNNNNNNNNNNNNNNNNNNNNNNNNNNNNNNNNNNNNNNNNNNNNNNNNNNNNNNNNNNNNNNNNNNAGCGCCCGCCTCCGTCCGTCCCCAGGCTGGAGCCCACCTTGGACAGCGGCGCCTGCGGGGTCCATGCGGCTTTTATGTGCGGGGCTGGGAGCCGGTGAGCAACCGGACTTCCCCGTGGGACCCGGCGAAGCTTTCCGAACGTCAGCGCTGGGGCTCCTGCCCGGGGCTGAGGACTTTGCCCGCCTGCGGGACCGTGCCAACCGTGGCTCGGCCCCAACTTTCTGTCCTGAGCCAACCGCTTGGTGGCCGTTTTCTGGACAGCTGTTTGTCTTGCCCGCCTACGTTGGTCATTCTTGTGCACTCTAGGAAGGAACTGAAAACACAGCTTTTCCTTCCATTCGGAGTGACAATGGCAGGTGTCGCCACAGGGACAGCACAGGGACAGGGAGCTCATGCTGTGGGTGTCTAGTGCCCTGTGGGCAGTGGATTCTTGGCTTCACATTCttgtcttcctctgtttctggtttctttttgccAAGAAGCaccgtgggttttttttttttttaagttttaaaaaatttcttgggtcgcctgggtggctcagtcggttaagcgtctggcttcggctcaggtcatgatctcacagtttgtgggttcaagccccacgtggggctctgtgctgacagctcggaccctggagcctgcttccgattctgtgtctccctctctctctgaccctcccctgctcgcgctgtctctctctctctcaaaaataaataataaacataaaaaatttaaaaaggaatttctttattttgagagagggagagagagcaggggaggggttgggagaggagaggagagagagagagagagagagagagagagagagactatcaagcaggctctgagctgtcagtgcacagccccaAGTAGGGCTGCAGTagacaaacctgagatcatgacctgagcaaaaatcaagagttgatgcctaactgttgagccacccaggtgccccttgtctttcgctgtttatttctttctcatcctGAATATTCTCTCTGAGTTCTCTCCATCCGGGTCTTTAATAAGCTCTGGCTTCCTTAGCCTGTTATTAAGTGATATGTACTCCTTTGCCAATTATAAATGTGAGTTTGCCATTGAAAAGTGGaattacagaggcacctgggtggctcaattggttaagcatctgacttcggctcaggtcatgatctcacagttcaggagttcaagccccgtgtcgggctctgtgctgtcagctcagagtctggagcctgctttggattctgtgtctccctctctctctgcccctccctggctcacgctgtctctctcaaaaataaaataaacattaaaaaaatttaattaaaaaaagagaagtggaatTACATACATGTTTTTTGCAGTCATTGTTAATAATAATCATAGCTATTTTGTACTaacccccccacccgccccatgCTGGGCCCCACTTGAAGCTCTCCTCTTGTATTTAATGCTTTATTCTCCCCAGCAGCATTGCCATACAGATCCTCTTATTAGCTGACGTTTTATTGGGCAGGAAGCTGAGGTACAGAAAGACTGAGTCCTGCCCGAGCTCACCAGCCTGGAGACGTGGCTTTGGGCCTCCCGGTGGTATATTGGGGATGCTTTCTCATCTGTGGGGACCGATCTGTGCGCAGAATAGCTTAGGTATGTTTTGGCCAAGTTCAGCCAAGCTTCTCCATGAGACCACCTCTAATTTATTATAGTTAAGTTCATTAATAAATTTTGATAACTACAGGCAAGTCGTGACTTTTTCAGATGCGGTCTTCCTCAGCattaatgagaaaattatttggtttttttcagtGTATATTTTCTTACTCAAAGGTGTAAAGGTTTTAAGAAACAGCAAAATGGTTGATGTGTAAGAACTCtgggcagttaagcatctgactcttgatttcagcaaaggtcatgatctcaagttcatgggctcaaacctccccctctcccctgccccaatTAGCTCAAAgcctgctgcttgggattcttgggattctctctctccctctctctctctctctctctctctctttgcctctccccacctccacatgTATATGCACtcgcacacacactctttctcttaaaataaataaataaacatttaaaaaaaaacaagaaatgtaaGGACTCCGAAAAATCATTCTATGGAGCCACTAGAAAGGACCCCCCCAAAGTGTCCATGCAGCCTACTTTCCAGGCTGCCATTACCTCTCCCCACCCATCCCCGCATCCCTGGAGATTTCAGTTGGAGATTCAGATGGTTTTGGGAAGGTGACttgacccccccgcccccatccctggGATGGGACATGTGACCTGGCTGCAGCCACTTACCACAGTTGTGTCCCTGGCTCCAGC
Protein-coding sequences here:
- the LOC115279783 gene encoding interferon lambda-3-like → MKPDLAAGCGLALIAVVVMGTGAFPGPQPLGDLPDAGGCHLARFKSLSPQELQAFKRAKDTFEESLSSKAWTCRPRLFPRTWDLQQLQVWERLVALEAELALTLKVLGTMADASQGDILDQPLHMLRHIHSELQACVSAQPEAGSRPRGRLHHWLHRLHEAPKKESLSCLETSVMFNLFRLLTRDLKCVASGDLCV